The Hippoglossus hippoglossus isolate fHipHip1 chromosome 19, fHipHip1.pri, whole genome shotgun sequence genome has a segment encoding these proteins:
- the LOC117753097 gene encoding cytochrome c oxidase assembly factor 3 homolog, mitochondrial — protein MADKTPTEPGSKAPFATRINPIKEGLSLEQMHFIKQVELEQWKKKTVKLRGRNAVTGLAIGALVLGIYGYTFYSVSQEHIVEELDEETRRARAQGPKTDAN, from the exons ATGGCCGACAAGACGCCGACGGAGCCCGGGTCCAAGGCGCCGTTCGCCACCAGGATCAACCCGATCAAGGAGGGTCTCTCCCTGGAGCAGATGCACTTCATCAAGCAGGTGGAGCTCGAGCagtggaagaagaagacggTGAAGCTGCGGGGCAGGAACGCGGTGACGGGTCTCGCCATCGGGGCGCTCGTCCTCGGCATCT ACGGCTACACGTTTTACTCAGTGTCCCAGGAGCACATCGTGGAGGAGTTGGACGAGGAGACCAGACGTGCGAGAGCGCAGGGGCCGAAGACTGATGCCAACTGA
- the cntd1 gene encoding cyclin N-terminal domain-containing protein 1 — protein MAKRSSSHRFRETAGDLLSDALIDLNKRNKENLNSLSQNYTNFRDKRTCECIFFLTKELRLDPLVGYHAIELLQRFMVKHLTDLLTSPTLQTAAADRRDEDAVFDKIKDKFPVFVFTCVQLASKLCLYKDIITNKAAVHFLHSVGLSVSKQTLQESELMILKALDFRLNTPNPLTYIELLLEVLGHNEPSVPVEHLYDLCHHVLQFVSLGRAAIYDSLLKTTTRCNSPSREQREKFVTVTEDYMLLGVGVIAVATFILSVRKWEEVVAELSHITGISSRSIRDFTHVILMHIVRPSSPATPARVLMTHTY, from the exons ATGGCGAAAAGATCATCGAGTCACAGGTTTCGTGAAACCGCAGGTGATTTGCTGTCTGACGCTCTCATCGACCTGAACAAGAGAAACAAGGAAAACCTCAACAGTTTATCACAGAACTACACAAACTTCAGAGACAAGAGAACATGTG AATGCATCTTCTTCCTAACTAAAGAGCTGAGACTCGATCCTCTGGTCGGATACCATGCCATCGAATTGCTTCAGCG GTTCATGGTCAAGCACCTCACAGATCTGCTCACCTCCCCCACccttcaaacagcagctgctgacagACGTGACGAGGATGCTGTGTTTGACAAGATCAAGGATAAGTTCCCCGTGTTCGTCTTCACCTGCGTGCAACTCGCGAGCAAACTGTGTCTGTACAAGGAC ATAATCACAAACAAGGCTGCTGTGCACTTTCTGCACTCAGTCGGCCTCAGTGTTTCCAAGCAGACACTCCAAGAGTCAGAGTTGATGATCCTGAAAGCACTTGATTTCAGACTAAATACCCCGAATCCTCTGACATACATAGAGTTACTTCTGGAGGTCCTCG GACACAATGAGCCATCGGTGCCTGTGGAGCACTTGTACGACTTGTGCCACCACGTTCTGCAGTTCGTCAGCCTGGGCAGAGCCGCCATCTACGACTCATTGTTAAAGACGACCACTCGGTGtaacagcccctccagagaacaGAG AGAGAAGTTTGTGACAGTGACTGAGGACTACATGCTTCTCGGTGTTGGGGTCATCGCCGTGGCTACGTTCATCCTCTCTGTCCGGAAATGGGAAGAG GTTGTGGCAGAACTGAGTCATATCACAGGAATCTCAAGCAGAAGCATCCGCGACTTCACCCATGTGATACTGATGCATATTGTTAGACCCAGTTCCCCTGCAACACCAGCTCGAGTCCTAATGACACACACCTACTGA